In Syntrophorhabdaceae bacterium, the following proteins share a genomic window:
- a CDS encoding bifunctional (p)ppGpp synthetase/guanosine-3',5'-bis(diphosphate) 3'-pyrophosphohydrolase, producing MIRFNDIVDEVLKYNPQADVELLQRAYVFSAKAHKGQTRLSGEPYLIHPLEVAYTLTRMNLDISSIASGLLHDTVEDSYVDKKEIEEYFGKEIAELVDGVTKISKIPLKTSEDSRVENFRKMILAMSKDIRVILIKLADRYHNMQTLNFLSPDKQVEIARETLDIYAPLAHRLGIEWLRGELEDVSFKYLKPAEYRLIAENIAQKRKQREEYIGEVIALLRQRFDLYHLQAEISGRAKRLYSIYRKMVQEGINVDDIYDITAFRVIVNDIKECYEALGLIHSFFKPIPGKFSDYIALPKGNMYQSLHTKVIGPHGEKIEIQIRTREMHKIAEEGIAAHWKYKEGKVFNPKEDRIFAWLRRIIEWQQELKDNKEFMEIFKIDLFPDEVYVFTPKGDVRELPKGATPVDLAYAIHSDLGHRCVGAKVNGKIVPLRYLLKSGDTVEILTNPSHRPSKDWLNFVTTSKAKTKIRQWIKTEQRERSIELGRTLVEKELAKHDINFNKFLKSPELQTITKDFGFETVEDLFAGVGYGLYTPLQVLSKVIPETEKASGIKHIIKTISRSKDNAIKVQGVDSLVVRFGKCCNPIPGDKIVGFITRGRGLTIHVEDCPNIHTYDEQRKIDVSWQLTKDFTYPVRLKVVGSDRKGLLSDISTTIASNKINIVSAQATAYPDRSAAGLYEVEIAHTGQLQKVIKSIQKIKGVRSVERVRGGSP from the coding sequence TTAACGACATCGTTGATGAAGTCCTAAAATATAATCCCCAGGCCGACGTGGAGCTTCTCCAGCGGGCCTATGTTTTTTCCGCCAAGGCGCATAAAGGCCAGACAAGGCTTTCCGGTGAGCCGTACCTCATCCATCCCCTTGAGGTGGCCTATACACTTACCAGAATGAACCTCGACATTTCGAGCATCGCGTCTGGGTTACTCCACGACACGGTGGAGGATTCTTATGTGGACAAGAAAGAGATCGAGGAGTATTTCGGAAAAGAGATCGCAGAGCTTGTCGACGGTGTGACCAAGATCAGCAAGATCCCCCTCAAGACCTCGGAAGATTCACGGGTGGAGAACTTCAGGAAGATGATCCTCGCCATGAGCAAAGACATCAGGGTGATCCTGATAAAGCTTGCCGACAGGTACCACAATATGCAGACGCTCAATTTTCTTTCCCCGGACAAGCAGGTCGAAATTGCCCGCGAGACTCTCGATATCTATGCGCCGCTCGCGCACAGGCTCGGCATAGAATGGCTGAGAGGTGAGCTGGAGGATGTCTCATTCAAATACCTCAAACCGGCCGAATACAGGCTCATCGCAGAGAACATCGCTCAGAAAAGAAAGCAAAGGGAAGAATATATCGGCGAAGTTATCGCGTTATTGCGACAGAGATTCGACCTGTATCATCTTCAGGCCGAAATCTCAGGACGGGCAAAACGTCTGTACAGCATATACCGGAAAATGGTTCAGGAAGGAATAAATGTCGACGACATCTATGACATCACTGCATTCAGGGTCATCGTTAACGATATCAAAGAGTGCTACGAGGCCCTGGGGCTCATCCATTCCTTCTTTAAACCCATACCGGGCAAGTTCAGCGACTACATAGCACTACCCAAGGGGAACATGTATCAGTCCCTCCACACCAAGGTTATAGGCCCCCACGGCGAAAAGATTGAAATCCAGATACGTACCCGTGAGATGCACAAGATTGCCGAAGAAGGGATCGCTGCCCACTGGAAGTACAAGGAGGGTAAGGTCTTCAACCCCAAGGAAGACAGGATTTTTGCGTGGTTGAGACGGATTATAGAATGGCAGCAGGAGTTGAAGGACAACAAGGAATTTATGGAGATCTTCAAGATAGATCTCTTCCCTGATGAGGTCTACGTATTTACGCCAAAGGGCGACGTGAGGGAGCTTCCAAAGGGCGCAACGCCGGTAGACCTGGCGTACGCGATCCACTCAGACCTGGGGCATCGGTGCGTGGGTGCCAAGGTGAATGGCAAGATTGTGCCTCTTCGCTATCTTTTGAAAAGCGGCGACACCGTGGAGATACTGACAAATCCTTCTCATAGGCCGAGCAAAGACTGGCTCAACTTCGTGACCACCTCAAAGGCGAAGACCAAGATCAGGCAATGGATCAAGACGGAACAGAGAGAGCGAAGCATCGAACTCGGCAGAACCCTCGTTGAAAAAGAACTGGCGAAGCACGATATCAATTTTAACAAGTTCCTCAAATCCCCCGAACTTCAGACCATCACCAAGGATTTTGGTTTTGAAACGGTCGAGGACCTATTTGCAGGTGTGGGGTACGGGCTGTATACACCGCTTCAGGTGTTGAGTAAGGTCATCCCGGAGACGGAGAAAGCGAGCGGCATCAAGCACATTATCAAAACCATCAGCCGGAGCAAAGACAACGCGATCAAGGTACAAGGGGTGGACAGCCTGGTAGTGCGGTTCGGGAAGTGCTGTAATCCTATACCCGGCGACAAGATCGTGGGTTTTATCACCAGGGGCCGGGGTCTCACCATCCACGTGGAGGACTGTCCAAACATTCACACCTATGATGAGCAGAGAAAAATAGATGTTTCGTGGCAGCTTACCAAGGACTTTACCTATCCTGTGAGGTTGAAGGTCGTAGGCTCTGACAGGAAGGGGCTCCTTTCCGATATCAGCACGACCATCGCTTCCAACAAAATTAACATCGTCAGCGCCCAGGCCACAGCGTATCCTGACAGATCGGCAGCGGGTTTGTATGAGGTGGAGATCGCACATACCGGGCAGTTGCAGAAGGTCATAAAATCGATTCAGAAAATTAAGGGTGTGAGATCGGTGGAGCGGGTGAGAGGGGGCTCACCATAA